The proteins below come from a single uncultured Dethiosulfovibrio sp. genomic window:
- the rarD gene encoding EamA family transporter RarD, with protein MEKSKKGLIAASSAMVLWGLLPVYWKQMSDVPAYEILSHRIIWSLVASSLLLIPGNRWAAVREVIRARKNLYMLMTSGTIIAFNWLLYIWAVNKGYIIQCSLGYFINPLLNVLLGFLVFKDALRKVQWWAIGLAAAGVTYQIVQYGRFPWISLGLACSFTLYGLIRKLAPVESLPGLFVETAFLSVPAGAFLLWTALSGSGAFPGAGAKTSLLLMGTGVITSVPLIWFVWGARNLSLVTIGILQFVAPTLQFGLGYWVYHESFSSAQMVTFTAIWMALAIYTVDSFIHRSNPKTAKQV; from the coding sequence ATGGAAAAATCTAAAAAAGGGTTAATAGCGGCTTCTTCAGCTATGGTTCTCTGGGGTTTGCTGCCGGTTTACTGGAAGCAGATGTCCGACGTCCCTGCCTACGAAATACTGTCCCACAGGATCATCTGGTCTTTAGTGGCATCATCTTTGCTGCTGATTCCCGGAAACCGATGGGCCGCGGTCAGAGAGGTGATCAGGGCCAGGAAAAACCTCTACATGCTGATGACAAGCGGAACAATCATAGCTTTTAACTGGTTACTTTACATATGGGCGGTCAACAAGGGCTATATTATTCAGTGCAGCCTAGGCTATTTTATCAATCCCCTCCTAAACGTCCTGCTGGGATTTTTGGTGTTTAAAGACGCCCTTAGAAAGGTCCAGTGGTGGGCCATCGGCCTGGCTGCCGCTGGTGTCACTTACCAGATAGTTCAATACGGCAGGTTCCCGTGGATATCATTAGGACTGGCCTGCTCCTTCACCCTTTACGGACTGATCCGAAAACTCGCTCCCGTCGAATCACTTCCGGGACTTTTCGTGGAGACCGCCTTTCTCTCCGTTCCCGCCGGGGCCTTTTTGCTCTGGACGGCCCTTTCCGGCTCAGGGGCCTTCCCCGGAGCGGGAGCCAAGACCAGCCTCCTGCTTATGGGAACGGGGGTTATCACATCGGTCCCTCTCATATGGTTCGTCTGGGGAGCCAGGAACCTGAGCCTGGTAACCATAGGGATCCTCCAGTTTGTGGCCCCAACCCTTCAGTTTGGCCTTGGATACTGGGTCTACCATGAGTCTTTCAGCTCCGCTCAGATGGTGACCTTCACCGCCATATGGATGGCCTTAGCCATATACACCGTCGATTCCTTTATCCACAGATCAAACCCTAAAACCGCCAAACAGGTTTAG
- a CDS encoding deoxyribodipyrimidine photo-lyase, with amino-acid sequence MIDNVMVNPDRVRVLKEGERGPGPIVYWMSRDQRVRDNWALLKAQELALEMKRALEVVFCLTEDFPGSSLRHHGFMLKGLEEVSKDLMDLNISFKVRIGDPGEQIVREVIDSEPGSIVIDFSPLKPHLKWVKELTSRCRWMVLQVDAHNVVPCWLASDKREYAARTIRPKLHRLMDRFIEPFPKLLRHPYGEANVDPVPPARELKLDMSLSPVALPPGSKAGERKLSSFISHKLEDYGENRNNPNLEGTSGLSPYFHFGQLAPQRAILAAQEADLPGTAPFVEESLIRRELSDNYCYHEREYDSYGSLPEWAKKALELHREDPRPWLYDLKALESGDTHDELWNAAQRSLADLGGVHGYLRMYWGKMILLWSKSPEEAFVNALKLNDRYALDGRDPNGYVGVGWCMGLHDRPWPRRPIFGTVRSMTLSGCSRKFDVKSFLKNRPSRA; translated from the coding sequence TTGATCGATAACGTGATGGTAAACCCAGACAGGGTAAGGGTTCTGAAGGAAGGGGAGAGGGGACCTGGCCCTATCGTCTATTGGATGAGCCGGGACCAGAGGGTCAGGGACAATTGGGCCCTTCTGAAAGCTCAGGAGTTAGCCCTTGAGATGAAGCGAGCTCTAGAGGTCGTCTTTTGCCTCACTGAGGATTTCCCTGGGTCTTCACTGAGACACCACGGTTTTATGCTGAAAGGACTGGAGGAAGTTTCAAAGGATCTTATGGATCTTAATATCTCCTTCAAAGTCAGAATAGGAGATCCAGGGGAGCAGATAGTAAGAGAGGTCATCGATTCAGAACCTGGCTCTATCGTTATCGATTTCTCGCCTCTGAAACCCCATTTAAAGTGGGTCAAAGAGCTGACGTCCCGGTGCAGATGGATGGTACTTCAGGTCGACGCCCATAACGTCGTGCCCTGTTGGTTGGCGTCGGATAAAAGGGAATACGCCGCCAGGACCATAAGGCCCAAACTCCACAGGCTTATGGATCGGTTTATAGAGCCCTTCCCGAAGCTGCTTCGCCATCCGTACGGAGAGGCAAACGTCGACCCCGTCCCTCCGGCCAGGGAACTAAAGCTCGATATGTCCCTGTCACCGGTAGCTCTCCCACCGGGATCTAAAGCGGGGGAGAGGAAATTAAGCTCTTTTATCTCCCACAAACTCGAGGATTACGGTGAGAACAGAAACAACCCTAATTTAGAGGGAACATCAGGGCTATCCCCCTATTTCCACTTCGGACAGTTAGCCCCTCAGAGGGCTATTTTAGCGGCTCAGGAGGCTGATCTTCCAGGCACAGCTCCTTTCGTGGAGGAATCCCTGATAAGGCGGGAACTTTCGGATAACTACTGCTATCACGAAAGGGAGTACGACTCCTACGGATCACTTCCCGAATGGGCAAAAAAGGCCCTTGAGCTTCATAGAGAGGATCCAAGGCCGTGGCTTTACGACCTGAAGGCCCTGGAGTCTGGAGACACCCACGACGAACTGTGGAACGCCGCCCAGAGATCCCTTGCGGACCTAGGCGGCGTTCACGGATATCTCAGGATGTATTGGGGAAAGATGATCCTTCTGTGGTCAAAGTCGCCGGAGGAGGCCTTCGTCAACGCCCTCAAACTAAACGACCGTTACGCTCTCGACGGAAGAGACCCTAACGGCTACGTCGGGGTCGGTTGGTGCATGGGACTCCACGACAGACCTTGGCCCAGAAGGCCGATTTTCGGGACAGTGAGGTCTATGACCTTATCGGGATGTTCTCGAAAGTTTGACGTAAAATCGTTTCTGAAAAACCGGCCTAGCCGGGCTTAA
- the tpx gene encoding thiol peroxidase: MERTNVVTMKGNPMTLVGPELKVGDKAPDFVVLDKGLAPKGLKDYPGKVKVISVTPSLDTPVCDLQAQWFNDEAVSLPGDVVVLNVSMDLPFAIGRFCVAKGVDKVEALSDHRDASFGTSWGLLIKELRLLARAVAIVDSDDVLRYVQIVPEATEAPDYESLMTALKSVV, encoded by the coding sequence ATGGAGAGAACTAACGTGGTTACCATGAAGGGAAACCCTATGACCCTGGTAGGTCCTGAGCTTAAGGTGGGCGATAAAGCCCCTGATTTTGTGGTCCTAGACAAGGGCCTTGCCCCTAAAGGATTGAAGGACTATCCCGGTAAAGTAAAGGTCATCTCCGTCACTCCCTCCCTGGATACCCCGGTCTGTGACCTTCAGGCCCAGTGGTTTAACGATGAAGCGGTCTCTCTTCCGGGGGACGTGGTGGTCTTAAACGTGAGCATGGATCTTCCCTTTGCCATAGGCCGTTTCTGCGTCGCTAAGGGAGTGGACAAGGTGGAGGCCCTGTCGGATCACCGGGACGCCTCTTTTGGGACCTCCTGGGGGCTACTAATAAAGGAGCTGAGGCTTCTGGCCAGAGCTGTGGCTATCGTCGACTCCGACGACGTTCTCCGTTATGTCCAGATAGTTCCCGAAGCCACCGAGGCACCGGACTACGAATCTCTTATGACCGCCCTTAAATCGGTCGTCTAA
- a CDS encoding dicarboxylate/amino acid:cation symporter gives MLALKKEGSAGLIVKLLLAIGIGAVLGIYASEDTMKVVIAIRGVLSQIIFFTIPLVIFGFIAPAITSLKERASSMLTTMLIMAYLSAVGAATFAAIAGYSIIPSLNIPTQIEGLRELPKSLFSISIPPIMPVMTALVLAILAGIAAIWAKADVFERLLVEIQSMVLHIVKKVVIPVLPFFIAATFAQMGYTGRLTQQFPVFFKVILIVLVGHFIWLFLLYMIAGIVSGKSPWEVVRHYGPVYLTAVGTMSSAATLPVTLSSARKSKVLPQEVTDFAIPLGSTVHLCGSVLTEVFFCMTIAQMLYGSMPSPGTLAIFIILFGIFAVGAPGVPGGTVMASLAIVQSILGFDADGVGLLLAIFALQDSFGTACNILGDGALALMLRGIFYDKDGTPKRNISVKPSTAD, from the coding sequence GTGTTAGCGTTGAAAAAAGAGGGAAGTGCAGGCTTAATAGTAAAATTGCTTTTAGCGATAGGAATTGGGGCTGTTTTGGGAATTTACGCCTCAGAGGACACAATGAAGGTTGTAATAGCTATAAGAGGTGTATTGTCACAGATAATTTTCTTCACTATCCCTCTGGTGATATTTGGATTTATAGCACCGGCGATAACCTCCCTGAAGGAAAGAGCCAGCTCTATGTTAACCACAATGCTCATTATGGCCTATCTTTCCGCCGTAGGAGCGGCGACTTTCGCTGCGATTGCAGGATATTCCATCATACCTAGCCTAAACATTCCGACTCAAATAGAGGGATTAAGGGAACTACCTAAGTCGCTGTTTTCAATCTCCATCCCCCCAATTATGCCCGTCATGACCGCATTGGTACTGGCTATCCTCGCAGGCATCGCTGCTATATGGGCGAAGGCGGATGTTTTCGAGAGGCTATTGGTGGAAATTCAGTCGATGGTTCTTCACATAGTTAAAAAGGTCGTCATACCTGTTTTGCCTTTTTTTATCGCCGCGACTTTCGCACAAATGGGATACACAGGAAGGCTTACCCAGCAATTCCCGGTGTTTTTCAAGGTAATTTTGATAGTACTGGTCGGCCATTTTATATGGCTTTTCCTGCTCTATATGATAGCTGGAATCGTATCAGGAAAGAGCCCCTGGGAAGTAGTTAGGCATTATGGCCCAGTGTACCTAACTGCGGTAGGAACCATGTCCAGCGCAGCAACGTTACCGGTAACTCTATCCAGCGCGAGAAAGTCAAAAGTTCTTCCTCAGGAGGTCACCGATTTCGCTATTCCCCTGGGGAGTACCGTTCATCTCTGCGGTTCTGTCCTTACGGAGGTCTTTTTCTGTATGACAATAGCTCAGATGCTCTACGGTTCTATGCCATCTCCAGGGACTTTGGCTATTTTCATAATCCTATTCGGTATATTTGCGGTAGGAGCTCCAGGAGTTCCCGGTGGTACGGTTATGGCCTCTTTGGCTATAGTCCAATCCATATTGGGCTTTGATGCCGACGGAGTCGGGTTACTCTTAGCTATATTTGCCCTTCAGGATAGCTTTGGAACCGCCTGCAATATTCTGGGGGATGGGGCTCTTGCCCTGATGCTCAGAGGTATTTTCTACGATAAGGATGGTACTCCTAAGAGAAATATTTCCGTAAAACCTAGCACAGCGGATTAG
- a CDS encoding bifunctional methionine sulfoxide reductase B/A protein, whose amino-acid sequence MAYKDLTPEEERVIVQCETEQPFSGDYCSNFDGGVYRCKRCSSPLYLSDHKFPCSCGWPSFDDEIPGAVSRRRDPDGHRTEIVCGKCEAHLGHVFEGEKLTLKNVRHCVNSISLDFLPYADLEKGTFAGGCFWGLQHLFRDLSGVVETTCGYSGGSVDYPTYEQVCSGRTGHLEAVEVWFNPEEIAYIDVVRYFMEIHDPTQIDGQGPDIGDQYRSAIFVADEDQEKLAKSVIDDLKSKKLSVVTEVRAEEFFWIAEVFHQHYYVKTGAVPYCHRRVSRF is encoded by the coding sequence ATGGCCTATAAGGACTTGACCCCGGAAGAGGAGAGAGTGATCGTCCAATGTGAAACAGAACAGCCTTTCTCGGGGGATTACTGCAGTAATTTCGACGGAGGGGTCTATCGATGTAAGAGGTGTTCCTCGCCTCTATATCTGTCGGACCACAAGTTCCCCTGTTCCTGTGGTTGGCCTTCTTTCGACGACGAGATCCCCGGTGCGGTCTCCCGTCGACGGGACCCAGATGGCCACAGAACGGAGATAGTATGTGGAAAGTGCGAGGCCCATTTAGGGCACGTGTTTGAGGGGGAGAAGTTGACGTTAAAGAACGTCAGACACTGTGTAAACTCCATATCCCTCGATTTCCTTCCCTACGCCGATCTTGAGAAAGGAACCTTCGCCGGAGGGTGCTTTTGGGGTTTACAACACCTTTTCAGGGATCTAAGCGGTGTCGTTGAGACGACCTGCGGATACTCTGGGGGATCGGTGGATTACCCTACCTACGAGCAAGTGTGCTCCGGTCGCACCGGCCATCTGGAGGCCGTTGAGGTCTGGTTCAACCCTGAGGAGATCGCCTATATCGACGTTGTCCGCTATTTTATGGAGATACACGACCCTACCCAGATAGATGGGCAGGGCCCTGACATCGGCGATCAATACCGTTCGGCTATTTTCGTGGCCGATGAAGACCAGGAAAAATTGGCCAAGTCGGTCATAGATGATTTGAAGTCGAAAAAACTTTCGGTGGTAACCGAGGTTAGGGCTGAGGAATTCTTCTGGATTGCCGAGGTCTTTCATCAGCACTATTACGTCAAGACAGGTGCGGTTCCCTACTGTCATCGTAGGGTCTCACGGTTCTAA